The Humulus lupulus chromosome 3, drHumLupu1.1, whole genome shotgun sequence genome window below encodes:
- the LOC133822941 gene encoding uncharacterized protein LOC133822941 has protein sequence MKKFLKIYCFVMGPFAKKPTNGAEPKAEARKTESGRSTRERLRVREVGKRLPMAQQAVQKNTLYVGGLAEEVNESILHAAFIPFGDIKDVKTPLDQATQKHRSFGFVTFLEREDAAAAMDNMDGAELYGRVLTVNYALPERIKGGEQGWAAQPIWADADTWFERQQQEEEMLRIQAENRAAMEEAEELHRKKLAQEREGEKEETEIKDDPMARAEAEVLKQNN, from the exons ATGAAAAAATTTCTCAAAATTTATTGTTTTGTAATGGGACCATTTGCAAAAAAGCCCACTAATGGAGCTGAACCCAAAGCAGAAGCCAGAAAAACAGAGAGCGGGAGATCGACAAGAGAAAGATTGAGAGTGAGAGAGGTTGGGAAGAGATTACCAATGGCGCAGCAAGCAGTGCAGAAGAACACATTGTACGTGGGAGGACTGGCGGAGGAGGTCAACGAGTCCATACTCCACGCCGCTTTCATACCCTTTGGTGATATCAAAGACGTCAAGACCCCTCTCGACCAAGCCACCCAGAAACATCGCTCTTTTGGCTTCGTCACCTTCCTCGAGCGAGAGGACGCCGCCGCCGCCATGGACAATATGGATGGCGCTGAACTCTATGGCCGAGTCCTCACCGTTAATTATGCTCTCCCTGAGCGCATCAAGGGTGGTGAACAGGGTTGGGCCGCTCAGCCTA TTTGGGCGGATGCGGACACATGGTTTGAGCGTCAACAACAAGAAGAGGAAATGCTACGTATTCAGGCAGAAAACCGGGCTGCGATGGAGGAGGCAGAAGAGTTGCACAGAAAGAAATTGGCTCAAGAGCGAgaaggggaaaaagaagaaacGGAGATTAAGGATGATCCCATGGCCAGGGCAGAGGCAGAGGTTTTGAAACAGAATAACTAA
- the LOC133822943 gene encoding folate synthesis bifunctional protein, mitochondrial — protein MFKQLLPGKLGLNGLAKHCKVSRFAFLHSSANVRVEVHSQEQEVVIALGSNVGDRLHNFDEALRLMRRSGIDVVRHGCLYETAPAYVTDQPHFLNSAIRAFTKLGPHELLGALKKIEKDMGRTDGIRYGPRPIDLDVLFYGKFRVSSDILTIPHERIWERPFVIAPVMDLLGSAVENDTVACWHSFASHANDLFETWKKLGGNSLIGKEGMKRVLPINNVLWDWSQKTSVMGILNLTPDSFSDGGKFQSIENAVSQVRLMISEGADMIDIGAQSTRPMAALISPEEETARLIPVLEAILEMPEVEGKLVSVDTFYSEVASEAVGKGAHIVNDVSSGQIDSDMFKVVAELQVPYIAMHMRGNPSTMQNRENLQYDNVCNQVASELYLRLRDAEVSGIPAWRIIIDPGIGFSKNTEQNLDILVELANIRTEIANKSLALSHAPILIGPSRKKFLGEICAHPAAVDRDPATVASVTAGVLAGANIVRVHNVKDNLDAVKLSDAMLRRKKPVV, from the exons ATGTTCAAGCAACTCTTGCCCGGTAAACTTGGATTAAACGGTCTCGCAAAGCATTGTAAAG TGTCCCGTTTCGCTTTCCTGCATTCTTCGGCAAATGTGAGAGTGGAAGTTCATTCTCAGGAGCAAGAAGTAGTGATCGCTTTAGGTAGCAATGTGGGTGACAGGCTGCATAATTTTGACGAAGCCTTGCGCTTAATGAGAAGATCGGGCATAGATGTTGTAAGACATGGTTGTTTGTATGAAACAGCGCCAGCCTATGTGACTGATCAACCACACTTTCTCAATTCTGCTATTAGAGCTTTTACTAAGCTTGGACCTCATGAGCTATTGGGAGCACTTAAGAAAATTGAAAAGGACATGGGTCGTACTGATGGTATAAGGTATGGACCAAGGCCAATTGATTTAGACGTATTGTTCTATGGAAAGTTTAGGGTCAGTTCTGATATTCTTACCATCCCACATGAAAGAATTTGGGAAAGGCCATTTGTAATAGCCCCAGTGATGGATTTACTGGGATCAGCTGTTGAGAACGATACAGTTGCTTGCTGGCATTCTTTCGCTTCTCATGCTAATGATCTTTTTGAAACCTGGAAGAAATTGGGTGGCAATTCTCTAATTGGGAAAGAAGGTATGAAGAGGGTTTTGCCCATTAATAATGTTTTGTGGGACTGGTCTCAGAAAACCTCAGTCATGGGTATCCTTAATCTAACGCCAGATAGTTTTAGTGATGGAGGAAAGTTTCAATCTATCGAGAATGCAGTGTCTCAAGTCCGCTTGATGATTTCTGAAGGTGCAGATATGATTGACATTGGTGCACAATCTACGCGCCCAATGGCTGCTCTGATTTCACCTGAAGAAGAAACGGCCAGACTAATCCCTGTTTTAGAAGCCATTCTTGAAATGCCTGAAGTAGAAGGAAAACTTGTCTCTGTTGATACTTTCTACTCAGAAGTTGCTTCAGAAGCGGTTGGAAAAGGGGCTCATATTGTCAACGATGTATCTTCCGGGCAGATAGATTCCGACATGTTTAAGGTTGTTGCAGAACTTCAGGTTCCTTATATTGCAATGCACATGAGGGGGAACCCATCAACTATGCAGAATAGAGAAAACTTGCAATATGATAATGTTTGTAACCAGGTTGCCTCTGAGCTGTACTTAAGACTGAGAGATGCTGAAGTATCTGGTATCCCAGCTTGGAGGATAATAATTGACCCTGGCATTGGATTCTCAAAGAATACTGAACAAAATTTGGATATTCTTGTAGAGCTGGCAAACATCCGAACAGAGATTGCAAACAAAAGTTTGGCTTTGTCTCATGCACCTATACTTATAGGACCTTCTAGGAAGAAATTTTTAGGCGAAATATGCGCTCACCCTGCTGCAGTTGACCGAGATCCTGCCACTGTTGCTTCTGTCACTGCTGGAGTTTTGGCTGGTGCTAACATTGTGAGAGTGCATAACGTGAAAGATAATCTAGATGCTGTAAAGTTAAGTGATGCCATGTTGAGACGGAAAAAACCAGTTGTGTAA